In Rosa chinensis cultivar Old Blush chromosome 1, RchiOBHm-V2, whole genome shotgun sequence, a genomic segment contains:
- the LOC112170542 gene encoding uncharacterized protein LOC112170542: MNNLWDQIRRSQDEDDEEMMATNAIVMAAVAQESGNQHRGRGSHPGRAPNEERFREERGKGMLADYFVNRPVFKDAEFRTRYRMSLNLFQRISTDLCQYDRYFVQRSDATGKVGLLPEQKMTAALRMLAYGAGADQCAEYCRMAKSTSVAALQHFTRGIVDLYSKNTSALQLQPTSDDFLPKLRGEVFQE; encoded by the coding sequence ATGAACAATTTGTGGGATCAAATTCGACGGTCTCaggatgaggatgatgaagagatgatggCCACCAACGCTATTGTCATGGCTGCAGTCGCTCAAGAATCTGGAAACCAACACCGAGGGCGCGGTTCTCATCCGGGTCGTGCACCAAATGAGGAACGATTTAGAGAAGAAAGGGGCAAAGGTATGTTGGCCGACTACTTTGTCAACCGGCCAGTGTTCAAAGATGCGGAGTTCCGAACACGTTACAGGATGAGTCTCAATCTCTTCCAGCGTATATCTACTGACCTTTGCCAGTATGATCGTTACTTTGTTCAAAGGTCAGATGCTACTGGCAAAGTCGGACTGCTTCCGGAGCAGAAGATGACAGCTGCCTTGCGAATGCTTGCGTACGGTGCAGGGGCAGATCAATGTGCTGAGTATTGTAGGATGGCGAAATCCACATCCGTTGCAGCCCTTCAGCACTTCACACGAGGAATTGTTGATCTTTACTCAAAAAATACCTCCGCGCTCCAACTGCAGCCGACCTCAGACGACTTCTTACCAAAGCTGAGAGGAGAGGTTTTCCAGGAATGA
- the LOC121049729 gene encoding uncharacterized protein LOC121049729 → MIGSIDCMHWQWKNCPTGWAGEYSGRKQIPTIILEAVASYDTWIWHALFGVPGACNDLNVLAKSPLFDDLTAGRAPLVQFHVNNRAHNLGYYLADGIYPRWATFLKTVRNPTRPKEIQFAKAQEGYRKDVERCFGILQSRFGIIRGAARGWHKEDLQYIMLTCIILHNMIVENQRPEDSDDELESDDEEDNNMRPRIAEVWEGPTGRDFDPVGRDAHHMNGLPTN, encoded by the coding sequence ATGATTGGGAGCATCGACTGTATGcattggcaatggaagaattgtccGACAGGTTGGGCTGGAGAATATAGTGGTAGGAAACAGATCCCCACTATCATCCTGGAAGCAGTCGCATCTTACGACACCTGGATTTGGCACGCATTATTTGGAGTGCCTGGGGCATGCAACGACTTGAACGTCTTGGCAAAGTCTCCATTGTTTGATGATCTTACCGCCGGTAGAGCACCTCTTGTCCAATTCCACGTTAACAACAGAGCTCACAATCTAGGGTACTATCTCGCCGACGGTATTTATCCTCGATGGGCGACTTTCTTGAAAACTGTTCGAAATCCTACACGCCCGAAGGAAATCCAGTTTGCAAAGGCTCAAGAGGGGTATAGGAAGGATGTAGAAAGATGCTTTGGTATATTACAGTCACGGTTTGGTATTATTCGAGGAGCTGCTCGTGGGTGGCATAAAGAGGACCTTCAATACATTATGTTGAcgtgtattatattacacaacatgattgtCGAAAATCAACGACCTGAAGATAGCGATGATGAGTTGGAGTCCGATGATGAGGAGGATAATAATATGAGGCCCAGGATTGCTGAGGTATGGGAGGGACCAACAGGTAGAGACTTTgatcctgttggtagagatgCTCATCATATGAACGGATTACCAACAAATTAG